TCAAAAGTGGCAGCCGGCCAGTGGTGATGGTACGGCAGACCAATGGAGAGAAGCAGAACTGAGAGGATTTTGTTGTGTTCCAAGTCATGTATGGTGCAAAATACAAATTGAGGCCATGAAGTTGGTGATGGTGCTGTGAATTTATTTCAGCATACATGACTTAGTATGGTGCAAGATTGAGCACTATACCAAACGATGAAGGCCCCAgcttcaaaaagaaagaaaaaaagggatgGTTCAAACTTCTTTTCCATTGGCAAACAAGTAGCACTTTTCACTTTGGGTGCACAACAGGACCTTAAAGAGGGATTGATTTCAAGAGAACATCATCAAAATATGGCCAAAACTGCATAATTCTATACACATTGGACACAAAAGTAGGGCAAATTCATTGGTTCCTCCATAACATCATCATCAGAGAACATCTCACCCTTTGCCACCTTAAATTGAGGTTCTCTTACCACCTTAAATTGCACCCTTTCACCTGACTCCCATCTTCCTCCCTCACACACCCACCCTTCAATATATAACCCTGCAATCTGCATGTGGATTCTCACCAATAACACAACTTGTAACAACAAAACAAGTTTGGCCACACATTACTACATACAATTAAGATCCATCTTTATGATGAAGCAGGTTCTCTTCTTtccgtttcttcttttcttggtCTTCTTGATCCTCCATTGCACCACGTCCTCAGCTCAGTCCCCTGCAGAGTCTCCGGCACCATCGGGCCCCGTTGACATCATCGCAATCCTCAAGAAGGCCGGCCATTTCGCTACTTTCATCCGGTTGCTAAGAAACACAGACATGGGTGAACAACTCAACGGACAGCTTAAAAAATCTAACCTGGGCCGCACCCTCTTTGTACCGACTGACAGCTCCTTCTCCAGCCTCAAGTTGGGCACACTGAATGCGCTTACCGATAAACAAGAGCTTCAGTTGGTGCAATTCCATATCCTCCCTGATTTCTACTCGGAATTGCAGCTCCAAACCGCTACAAACCCAGTGCATACTCTGGCTGGTGATAGCAACGCCGGCCATTTCCAACTGAATGTAACGGCCGCGACAGGAAAAGAAGTGAACATAACAACAGGGGCGGTCAGTACAACGGTTGAAAAGACAATATATACAGACGACCATCTTGCTGTTTACCAGGTGGGGGAGGTGCTCCTTCCACTGGAAATTTTTGGGGCAGCTGCTTCACCTACAGCATCTAAGCCTGAGAAGAAGAGACCCAGTACTGAAGACGCTGCTACTACTACGGAGTCTTCGGGTGCATTTGGTCCAAACCGGCAAGCAATGACAGCAATATCGTCTGGAGTCGTAGTGGgttccttgttttcttttttgctatgatttttcttttccttctggtTTTATGATTGATGAGATCTTTCTTGTGTGTTACCGctgtttcgatttcaacaaaataaaatcatttattttatttttatttttggaataatCTCTTTCTTAGCATATAATTAGTTGCCAATTAGGCGAGAGAATAAAAAGTTTCCTCAACTCTTTAGTAGTCAAAGAATAGTTAAAATGCAAACTAAAGTAAAACAATGAGCTCAataaatgaacagtaattttaactttagATTATATCATTAGTCAAATTTGATAAGCTAAAGAGGTtagtcaaatattatttttgaac
This genomic interval from Juglans regia cultivar Chandler chromosome 3, Walnut 2.0, whole genome shotgun sequence contains the following:
- the LOC109011166 gene encoding fasciclin-like arabinogalactan protein 12, which translates into the protein MWILTNNTTCNNKTSLATHYYIQLRSIFMMKQVLFFPFLLFLVFLILHCTTSSAQSPAESPAPSGPVDIIAILKKAGHFATFIRLLRNTDMGEQLNGQLKKSNLGRTLFVPTDSSFSSLKLGTLNALTDKQELQLVQFHILPDFYSELQLQTATNPVHTLAGDSNAGHFQLNVTAATGKEVNITTGAVSTTVEKTIYTDDHLAVYQVGEVLLPLEIFGAAASPTASKPEKKRPSTEDAATTTESSGAFGPNRQAMTAISSGVVVGSLFSFLL